One Lysobacter enzymogenes DNA segment encodes these proteins:
- a CDS encoding CHAP domain-containing protein: MHAIISVHFVDNAQHPIDELPFEIRQAGILWKKGTTDKDGNAGSYVIVKNGTEAKSDVDKLVGGLPKGGQTLYTNSPDAPIEIHIVTDTKEKKLLHQTTIKWNQCSRIVARSKWIKINLPLTPNTAQERDEAQQRTETCGFATVQYEVGSPGTKKFATAKVIVCDLPKKIIDTAMKYRGSTAWAYSTAKSTRHPDGHTRDFSAGTNKCSLFVHDVLTEAGLKVPWIEYGRISRMLPWYQKLSPPVAEEWATAGKLATNWNSSSTPQPGDVGAYKVNYADASGHVGFVVCPGVTISAGNKTVLVNDAGFRVKKMTPQERTANDSQRETQREHDFTLFRRHKSVKAG, from the coding sequence ATGCACGCCATCATCTCGGTCCACTTCGTAGACAACGCCCAACACCCGATCGACGAGCTTCCTTTCGAGATTCGTCAGGCTGGCATTTTGTGGAAGAAGGGCACCACCGACAAAGACGGGAACGCCGGCTCCTACGTAATCGTAAAGAACGGCACGGAGGCGAAATCCGACGTCGACAAACTGGTGGGCGGCCTGCCCAAAGGCGGTCAGACGCTCTACACCAACTCTCCCGACGCTCCGATCGAAATCCATATCGTCACGGACACCAAGGAAAAAAAACTGCTGCACCAAACCACGATCAAGTGGAACCAATGCAGCAGGATCGTCGCGCGGAGCAAGTGGATCAAGATCAATCTCCCGCTGACGCCCAATACCGCCCAGGAACGCGACGAAGCGCAGCAGCGCACCGAGACCTGCGGCTTCGCGACGGTCCAATACGAAGTCGGCTCGCCCGGCACCAAGAAGTTCGCGACCGCCAAGGTGATCGTGTGCGACCTTCCGAAGAAGATCATCGACACCGCCATGAAGTATCGCGGATCCACCGCATGGGCCTACTCGACGGCCAAATCCACCCGGCACCCGGACGGCCACACCCGCGACTTCAGCGCCGGAACGAACAAGTGCAGCCTGTTCGTGCACGACGTCCTGACCGAGGCGGGTCTGAAGGTGCCCTGGATCGAATACGGCCGCATCAGCCGGATGCTCCCCTGGTACCAGAAGCTCTCGCCTCCCGTTGCGGAAGAGTGGGCCACGGCGGGCAAACTGGCCACCAACTGGAACAGTTCGAGTACCCCACAACCAGGAGACGTGGGCGCCTACAAGGTGAACTACGCCGACGCCTCCGGCCACGTCGGCTTCGTCGTCTGCCCCGGGGTCACGATTTCCGCAGGCAACAAGACCGTGCTCGTCAACGACGCAGGCTTCCGCGTCAAGAAAATGACCCCGCAGGAAAGAACCGCTAACGACAGCCAGCGCGAAACCCAGAGAGAACACGATTTCACGCTGTTCCGTCGGCACAAAAGCGTCAAGGCAGGTTGA
- a CDS encoding SH3 domain-containing protein: MSEETKVVGINIRREATSSSDKLGILPRGARVEVGERSPNGKWARIAKLLEGAIAPAVKDGAVDPGAGTGWIFLAELDAEPGDPKAFDSIVVLEKPAPIAAGTLIGYIGEYQQYYDAQPTAKRGWRPLLHLEVFGGEDVPTFIADSRRYAATLPEGGGSLFVVDVGAKMVYPSKPQLTLGAGEHVVEAPGSSKEGRWAQVTRVRLELREREALGAFNAQTQAYAKGGVWTGWFVGAQDTDRTRNEAEAKKKKYTRREVKVPFGEPLWVERAKWRDGAQQEQLAQPLPAWSAFPLQTKNASEPAVGLARVLSKEELESVPGVDRATAPDGTRWWRLNARTADLQATHNMIWAGWVCEKGMDKVSWQSPWAWPGFEVVEEGGIEPMDMMSTVLHRLGQAKPGEGVDFKARADKVDKSKLVRKLYEIIDRNNNGVFDATEVRKANELPLLAEALSRLIAGYETEWGGDMAKWNALDPLMLDGKTEWQAEKIRIDKLRWWPQVAAKVKGFPAKPLAFHFHPVGLVANFLNVARSGGMDELIRRIGDIIAHGEGGYEAYNSGTKGVKRGKVGHSFPNPPAGTVTSKTINQILATDPLSGTDKDRMFATGKYQTTLETLRLAKTAMKLSGNERYDAAMQERVFREYLIYKAGGGALARFVFDGKGTLEDAQYAAAQEWASIAAPNGRAITSTVKKNADGTKTIVKRTSDGTLSYYESAANHANKTSTSNLRAILKEISQTR; the protein is encoded by the coding sequence ATGAGCGAAGAAACCAAGGTCGTCGGAATCAACATCCGCCGCGAAGCGACCAGCAGCAGCGACAAGCTGGGCATCTTGCCGCGAGGCGCGCGGGTGGAGGTCGGCGAGCGCTCGCCGAACGGCAAGTGGGCCAGGATCGCCAAGCTGCTGGAAGGCGCGATCGCGCCGGCGGTCAAGGACGGCGCGGTTGACCCCGGCGCCGGCACCGGCTGGATCTTCCTGGCCGAACTCGACGCCGAGCCCGGCGATCCGAAAGCGTTCGATTCGATCGTGGTGCTGGAAAAGCCGGCACCGATCGCGGCCGGAACGCTGATCGGCTACATCGGCGAGTACCAGCAGTACTACGACGCCCAACCCACGGCCAAGCGCGGCTGGCGTCCGCTGTTGCACCTGGAGGTGTTCGGCGGCGAGGACGTGCCGACGTTCATCGCCGACAGCCGACGCTATGCCGCGACCTTGCCCGAGGGCGGCGGCAGCCTGTTCGTGGTCGACGTCGGCGCGAAGATGGTCTATCCGAGCAAGCCGCAGCTGACGCTGGGCGCGGGCGAGCACGTGGTCGAAGCGCCTGGCTCCAGCAAGGAAGGGCGCTGGGCCCAGGTCACCCGGGTTCGCCTGGAACTGCGCGAACGCGAAGCGCTGGGGGCGTTCAACGCCCAGACCCAGGCCTATGCCAAGGGCGGCGTCTGGACCGGTTGGTTCGTCGGCGCCCAGGATACCGACCGCACCCGCAACGAGGCCGAAGCGAAGAAGAAGAAATACACGCGCCGTGAGGTGAAGGTGCCGTTCGGCGAGCCGCTGTGGGTGGAACGGGCGAAATGGCGCGACGGAGCGCAACAGGAACAGCTGGCCCAGCCCTTGCCCGCCTGGAGCGCGTTCCCGCTGCAGACGAAGAACGCTTCGGAGCCGGCCGTCGGGCTCGCCCGGGTGCTGTCCAAGGAAGAGCTCGAATCGGTGCCCGGCGTGGACCGGGCCACGGCCCCGGACGGCACCCGCTGGTGGCGCTTGAACGCGCGCACAGCCGATCTGCAGGCCACCCACAACATGATCTGGGCCGGCTGGGTGTGCGAGAAGGGCATGGACAAGGTGTCCTGGCAGTCGCCTTGGGCCTGGCCGGGATTCGAGGTGGTCGAAGAGGGCGGCATCGAGCCGATGGACATGATGTCCACGGTGCTGCATCGCCTCGGCCAGGCCAAGCCAGGCGAGGGTGTGGACTTCAAGGCCCGTGCGGACAAGGTCGACAAGAGCAAGCTCGTGCGCAAGCTCTACGAAATCATCGACCGGAACAACAACGGCGTGTTCGATGCGACCGAAGTGCGCAAGGCCAACGAACTGCCATTGCTGGCCGAAGCACTATCGCGCCTGATCGCCGGCTATGAGACGGAGTGGGGCGGCGACATGGCCAAGTGGAACGCGCTCGATCCGCTGATGCTCGACGGCAAGACTGAGTGGCAGGCCGAGAAGATCCGCATCGACAAGTTGCGGTGGTGGCCGCAAGTTGCAGCGAAAGTGAAGGGTTTCCCGGCAAAACCGCTGGCGTTCCATTTCCATCCCGTGGGCCTGGTCGCCAATTTCCTCAACGTGGCGCGCAGCGGCGGCATGGACGAGTTGATCCGGCGCATCGGCGACATCATTGCGCACGGCGAAGGCGGTTACGAGGCCTACAACTCCGGCACCAAGGGCGTGAAGCGCGGCAAGGTGGGGCACTCGTTCCCGAATCCGCCCGCGGGCACCGTGACCAGTAAGACGATCAACCAGATCCTCGCCACTGATCCGTTGTCCGGTACGGACAAGGACCGGATGTTCGCTACGGGCAAGTATCAGACCACGCTGGAGACCCTGCGGCTGGCCAAGACCGCGATGAAGCTCAGCGGTAACGAGCGTTACGATGCGGCCATGCAGGAACGCGTATTCCGCGAGTACCTGATCTACAAGGCCGGCGGCGGCGCGCTGGCGCGGTTCGTTTTCGACGGCAAGGGAACCCTGGAAGACGCGCAGTACGCGGCCGCACAGGAGTGGGCGTCGATCGCGGCGCCGAACGGACGCGCGATCACCTCCACGGTCAAGAAGAACGCGGACGGCACCAAGACCATCGTCAAGCGCACCTCCGACGGCACCCTGTCTTACTACGAGAGCGCGGCCAATCACGCCAACAAGACCTCGACCAGCAATTTGCGCGCGATACTGAAGGAAATCTCCCAGACTCGATGA
- a CDS encoding M23 family metallopeptidase codes for MARNRFWSAPRNSDGSSDMPAYNPGTGFRARSRFFGVQTHPITGKVSKHGGDDWPAPAGTPIPAAYAGTVKAVDFQYNKEKKTGWGWYVLLEHSIGGKTVLTRYAHMREKSPLKVGDKSIKKGDAIGVVGSTGGSTGNHLHFEVIVNGVPVAPDSFDFGGDGHGSSEKGPWSYPFDAQDKKRPVNRGLYLGTSGVVAGAMSRVQDGYYPIGANGLWHGGIHFDAGSGTVLDQFHGVQCINDGEVVAYQVDRKYPEIEFNPGKKRAAYSTGFVLVRHRLELPEEKPKETKEAAKPAAKPAEQKPAAAPAGKKPVAAAATAPAKSEPDKPKEKPKPKTLVFYSLYMHLLDWQGYQELDPKRRPRPTYWGGEAKRFQVGDRARDEQELPPEPELPEDQNLEFEGIEWPHLDPNRGGVLAGTDTDGRGECGDCGEWPEVDEELMS; via the coding sequence ATGGCAAGAAATCGATTCTGGTCTGCACCAAGGAATTCTGACGGGAGTAGCGATATGCCGGCCTACAATCCAGGGACGGGTTTCCGCGCGCGTTCGCGGTTCTTCGGCGTCCAGACACATCCGATCACCGGCAAGGTGAGCAAGCACGGCGGCGACGATTGGCCGGCGCCGGCGGGCACGCCGATTCCCGCGGCTTATGCCGGTACCGTCAAGGCGGTGGATTTCCAGTACAACAAGGAAAAAAAGACCGGTTGGGGCTGGTACGTGCTGCTCGAGCACTCCATCGGCGGCAAGACCGTGCTCACGCGCTATGCGCACATGCGGGAAAAGTCGCCGTTGAAGGTGGGCGACAAGTCGATCAAGAAAGGCGATGCGATCGGCGTGGTGGGCAGCACCGGCGGCAGCACCGGCAACCATTTGCATTTCGAGGTGATCGTCAACGGCGTGCCGGTCGCGCCCGACTCCTTCGATTTCGGCGGCGACGGCCATGGATCGAGCGAGAAGGGGCCGTGGTCCTATCCCTTCGATGCGCAGGACAAGAAGCGGCCGGTCAATCGCGGGCTGTACCTCGGTACGTCCGGCGTCGTGGCCGGCGCCATGTCGCGGGTGCAGGACGGCTATTACCCGATCGGCGCCAATGGACTGTGGCACGGCGGCATCCATTTCGATGCCGGCAGCGGCACCGTGCTCGATCAGTTCCATGGCGTGCAGTGCATCAACGACGGCGAAGTCGTTGCCTACCAGGTCGACCGGAAGTATCCGGAGATCGAATTCAATCCCGGCAAGAAGCGGGCCGCCTATTCGACCGGTTTCGTCCTGGTCCGGCACCGCCTGGAACTGCCGGAGGAGAAGCCGAAGGAAACCAAGGAGGCAGCCAAGCCGGCGGCCAAGCCCGCTGAGCAGAAACCGGCGGCCGCGCCCGCCGGCAAGAAGCCGGTGGCCGCGGCGGCGACGGCGCCGGCGAAGAGCGAGCCGGACAAGCCGAAGGAAAAGCCCAAGCCCAAGACGCTGGTGTTCTACAGCCTCTACATGCACCTGCTGGACTGGCAGGGCTACCAGGAACTCGACCCCAAGCGGCGGCCCAGGCCGACGTACTGGGGCGGCGAAGCCAAGCGTTTTCAGGTCGGCGACCGCGCGCGCGACGAGCAGGAACTGCCGCCCGAGCCCGAATTGCCGGAGGACCAGAACCTCGAATTCGAGGGCATCGAGTGGCCCCACCTGGATCCGAACCGTGGCGGGGTGTTGGCCGGTACCGATACCGACGGCCGGGGCGAGTGCGGCGACTGCGGCGAATGGCCGGAAGTCGACGAAGAGCTGATGAGCTGA
- a CDS encoding type VI secretion system Vgr family protein: MQQILAGLSRFIGAQRLYTLDLPQDQGIGEDWAVERWQGWEALSGGFEWWIDVLSVDAHRSLEAFLGRRATLATRLADGGRALRSGLVREAQCLGSEGGLARYRLCLVPWTWLLSQGRHSRVYQDKTVAQIVEAVFAAYAPLAAWQWSDEAGPFLAAARARSYCVQYRETDAAFVDRLLAEEGLGWRIEEAQDAPGGHRMVLFAQSGQSPQEASDAAYGATRFHRSDTTEDSDTVQSFGAVRRIASTELTVLSGDYKGLQTQLANVPLGAGGESAARLEVYDPVGLYAFADRTEAERYAGLLAQARASERTLWLGRGTVRTFRSGTWFALTGAPQAEADAPAEALLVAVQHAGVNNLPKSIGEAVSARFGAAPQVPLRGLPGASDAAWDAVLARAESVGYANSFVAVPRDQAWRPVLHDGTGARLNPRPTAPGYQTAIVVGPDGATQAQGTHELHCDALGRLRVKFHFQQAGGDAESNHSCWLRVAQRYAGPGVGTQFLPRIGQEVLVAFLDGDIDRPLIVGALYNGQGDAGVLATPGAGTQDADGAAYAQASDHGPSAQANRVGGHAPAWHGMSQDAAGHRNAAALVGIKSKEFGGGGHNRLVFDDSDRQLRLQLATTQAATQLNLGHLIHQADNYRGSFRGEGFELRTDQWGAVRAQAGLWISAYDINGEKPAGETIAATALLKQASQLGEVLSKVAGTHQTVKLAAHEGVIKADQSGLIGDQPPLRALLTSAKTTVAGAAFDDALSQAPQRKSDAGEGKVPHSGDALLGLAAPAGIGYIAGQSLQWASGETLTLASGGSTNAAIAKDLRIHTGQAIGWLANAVEGASAGNDPALSLVAATGKLEFEAQHDRFELQSRDQLKIVSANAEVELAAGKTVHLATAGGASLTIEGGDIVINCPGTITVHAAKKSFVGPADLKSELPQWAKSELKGKRLVGFSG, from the coding sequence ATGCAACAGATTCTGGCGGGCCTGTCCCGCTTCATCGGCGCGCAGCGCTTGTACACGCTGGACTTGCCGCAAGACCAGGGCATCGGCGAAGACTGGGCGGTGGAACGCTGGCAGGGCTGGGAGGCCTTGTCGGGCGGTTTCGAATGGTGGATCGACGTGTTGTCGGTCGATGCGCACCGATCCCTTGAAGCGTTTCTCGGGCGTCGCGCGACGCTCGCCACCCGGCTGGCCGACGGCGGCCGCGCGCTGCGCTCGGGCTTGGTCCGCGAAGCGCAGTGCCTGGGCAGCGAAGGCGGCCTGGCGCGCTATCGTTTGTGCCTGGTGCCGTGGACCTGGCTGCTGAGCCAGGGCCGGCACAGCCGCGTGTACCAGGACAAGACGGTCGCCCAAATCGTCGAGGCGGTGTTCGCCGCGTATGCGCCGCTGGCGGCCTGGCAGTGGAGCGATGAAGCCGGCCCGTTCCTGGCCGCCGCGCGCGCGCGCAGCTACTGCGTGCAATACCGCGAGACCGACGCCGCCTTCGTCGACCGCCTGCTGGCCGAGGAAGGCCTGGGCTGGCGCATCGAAGAGGCGCAGGACGCGCCCGGCGGCCATCGCATGGTGCTGTTCGCGCAGAGCGGGCAGAGCCCGCAGGAAGCCAGCGACGCCGCCTACGGCGCGACCCGCTTCCACCGCAGCGACACCACCGAGGACAGCGACACCGTGCAGAGCTTCGGCGCGGTGCGGCGCATCGCCTCGACCGAACTGACCGTGCTCAGCGGCGACTACAAGGGCCTGCAGACCCAACTCGCGAACGTGCCGCTGGGCGCGGGCGGCGAGTCGGCGGCGCGGCTGGAGGTCTACGATCCGGTCGGCCTGTACGCCTTCGCCGACCGCACCGAAGCCGAGCGCTACGCCGGCCTGCTGGCGCAGGCGCGGGCGTCCGAACGCACGCTGTGGCTGGGCCGCGGCACCGTGCGCACCTTCCGCAGCGGCACCTGGTTCGCGCTCACCGGCGCGCCGCAGGCCGAGGCCGACGCGCCCGCCGAGGCGCTGCTGGTGGCGGTGCAGCACGCCGGCGTCAACAACCTGCCCAAGAGCATCGGCGAGGCCGTCAGCGCGCGCTTCGGCGCCGCCCCGCAGGTGCCGCTGCGCGGCTTGCCGGGCGCGTCCGACGCGGCTTGGGATGCGGTGCTGGCGCGCGCCGAAAGCGTCGGCTACGCCAACAGCTTCGTCGCCGTCCCGCGCGACCAGGCCTGGCGGCCGGTGCTGCACGACGGCACCGGCGCGCGCCTGAACCCGCGCCCGACCGCGCCGGGCTACCAGACCGCGATCGTGGTCGGCCCGGACGGCGCGACCCAGGCGCAGGGCACGCACGAACTGCATTGCGATGCGTTGGGGCGGTTACGGGTCAAGTTCCACTTCCAGCAGGCCGGCGGCGACGCCGAGTCCAACCACAGCTGCTGGCTGCGCGTGGCCCAGCGCTACGCCGGCCCCGGCGTGGGCACCCAGTTCCTGCCGCGGATCGGCCAGGAAGTGCTGGTGGCGTTCCTCGACGGCGACATCGACCGGCCGCTGATCGTCGGCGCGCTCTACAACGGCCAGGGCGACGCCGGCGTGCTGGCCACCCCGGGCGCGGGCACCCAGGACGCCGACGGCGCCGCCTACGCCCAAGCCAGCGACCACGGCCCCAGCGCCCAGGCCAACCGCGTCGGCGGCCACGCGCCGGCCTGGCACGGCATGAGCCAGGACGCCGCCGGCCACCGCAACGCGGCGGCGCTGGTCGGCATCAAGTCCAAGGAATTCGGCGGCGGCGGCCACAACCGCCTGGTGTTCGACGACAGCGACCGGCAACTGCGCCTGCAACTGGCGACCACCCAGGCCGCGACCCAGCTCAACCTCGGCCACCTGATCCACCAGGCCGACAACTACCGCGGCAGCTTCCGCGGCGAGGGCTTCGAGCTGCGCACCGACCAATGGGGCGCGGTGCGCGCGCAGGCCGGCCTGTGGATCAGCGCCTACGACATCAACGGCGAGAAGCCGGCCGGCGAAACCATCGCGGCGACCGCGCTGCTCAAGCAGGCCAGCCAACTCGGCGAAGTCCTGTCCAAGGTCGCCGGCACCCACCAGACGGTGAAGCTGGCCGCTCACGAGGGCGTGATCAAGGCGGACCAATCGGGCCTGATCGGCGACCAGCCGCCGCTGCGCGCGCTGCTGACCAGCGCCAAGACCACGGTCGCCGGCGCAGCCTTCGACGACGCGCTGAGCCAGGCGCCGCAGCGTAAATCCGATGCCGGCGAGGGCAAGGTCCCGCACAGCGGCGACGCCCTGCTCGGCCTGGCCGCGCCGGCCGGGATCGGCTACATCGCCGGCCAGAGCCTGCAATGGGCCTCCGGCGAAACCCTGACCCTGGCCAGCGGCGGCTCGACCAACGCCGCGATCGCCAAGGACCTGCGCATCCACACCGGCCAGGCGATCGGCTGGCTGGCCAACGCGGTCGAAGGCGCCAGCGCCGGCAACGACCCCGCGCTGAGCCTGGTCGCCGCCACCGGCAAGCTGGAGTTCGAAGCCCAGCACGACCGCTTCGAACTGCAATCGCGCGACCAGCTCAAGATCGTCTCGGCCAACGCCGAAGTCGAGCTGGCCGCCGGCAAGACCGTGCACCTGGCCACCGCCGGCGGCGCCAGCCTGACCATCGAAGGCGGCGACATCGTGATCAATTGCCCCGGGACGATCACGGTGCATGCGGCGAAGAAGTCGTTCGTGGGGCCGGCGGACCTCAAGAGCGAACTACCGCAATGGGCCAAATCGGAACTCAAGGGCAAGCGTTTGGTCGGGTTCTCGGGATAA
- the tssA gene encoding type VI secretion system protein TssA: MQDLEQLLAPISDEAPSGADLSFSVDYDAIQEARRADDPSLEQGEWITDLKVADWQTVATRSNELLKTRSKDLRLASWWTESQTQIHGFAGLAQGYRLTAALCERFWDDIHPQAEDGDQEQRIGNLVWLLEHSTKWSRRLPLIQSAQERFSIADIELAHARRNAEHNPGPSVEQIDTARRATPREYYQKLIEAVPDCREALRELELVIDARLGHEGPSFAQARDQLDHLVETTRRFARDAGVLVDGVAADPGAPGEILDSALAADDSAPAARPAPSAPGVIDSRREAIAQLRRVAEFFRRTEPHSPVAYLADKAARWGEMPLHVWLKRVIKDESTLSQIEELLDSNDRQDD; this comes from the coding sequence ATGCAGGATCTGGAACAGCTGCTCGCGCCTATCTCCGATGAGGCGCCCTCCGGCGCCGACCTCTCGTTCTCGGTCGACTACGACGCCATCCAGGAAGCCCGTCGCGCCGACGACCCCTCGCTGGAACAGGGCGAGTGGATCACCGACCTCAAGGTCGCCGACTGGCAAACGGTGGCGACGCGCTCCAACGAATTGCTGAAGACCCGCAGCAAGGACTTGCGCCTGGCGTCGTGGTGGACCGAAAGCCAGACCCAGATCCACGGCTTCGCCGGCCTCGCCCAGGGCTACCGGCTCACCGCCGCGCTGTGCGAGCGCTTCTGGGACGACATCCATCCGCAAGCCGAGGACGGCGACCAGGAACAGCGCATCGGCAACCTGGTGTGGCTGCTGGAGCATTCAACCAAGTGGTCGCGGCGCCTGCCGCTGATCCAGTCGGCGCAAGAGCGCTTCAGCATCGCCGACATCGAACTGGCGCATGCGCGCCGCAACGCCGAGCACAATCCCGGCCCGAGCGTCGAGCAGATCGACACGGCGCGGCGCGCCACGCCGCGCGAGTACTACCAGAAGCTGATCGAAGCCGTGCCGGATTGCCGCGAGGCGCTGCGCGAGCTCGAACTGGTCATCGATGCGCGGCTGGGCCACGAAGGGCCCAGCTTCGCCCAGGCGCGCGACCAGCTCGACCATCTGGTCGAGACCACCCGCCGCTTCGCCCGCGACGCCGGCGTACTGGTCGACGGCGTCGCCGCCGATCCGGGCGCGCCGGGCGAGATCCTCGACAGCGCCCTGGCGGCCGACGATTCCGCGCCGGCCGCGCGCCCGGCGCCATCGGCCCCGGGCGTTATCGATTCGCGCCGCGAAGCGATCGCGCAACTTCGCCGCGTCGCCGAGTTCTTCCGCCGCACCGAGCCGCACAGCCCGGTCGCCTACCTCGCCGACAAGGCCGCGCGCTGGGGCGAGATGCCGCTGCACGTGTGGCTCAAGCGGGTGATCAAGGACGAGAGCACGTTGAGTCAGATCGAGGAGTTGCTCGACAGCAACGACCGTCAGGACGATTGA
- a CDS encoding Imm8 family immunity protein has protein sequence MTIVLKIRSCYSPDVDDLPGWVPASVDEVYYPLEMEIGEADRSGAHVFGLMIATPQGLAKHHRGRALQAFRNNQARTPGMGRKALLVIDPYRWSAVRERIDQQVQDCQRESWEASLACLREAFFWEYEGVAYRR, from the coding sequence ATGACAATCGTACTGAAGATTCGCAGCTGCTACTCCCCGGACGTCGACGATCTGCCCGGCTGGGTCCCCGCGTCCGTGGACGAGGTGTACTACCCGCTCGAGATGGAGATCGGCGAGGCCGACCGGTCGGGCGCGCATGTGTTCGGTTTGATGATCGCCACGCCGCAAGGGCTTGCGAAGCATCATCGGGGCAGGGCGCTGCAGGCGTTCCGCAACAACCAGGCGCGAACGCCCGGCATGGGGCGCAAGGCCTTGCTGGTGATCGACCCCTACCGCTGGAGCGCGGTCCGCGAACGGATCGACCAGCAGGTCCAGGATTGCCAGCGCGAGAGCTGGGAGGCATCGCTGGCTTGCCTGCGCGAGGCCTTCTTCTGGGAATATGAGGGCGTCGCCTATCGGCGCTGA
- a CDS encoding OmpA family protein has protein sequence MRGRTFFPSPARALPAIVLAAALASLACAASAQDAAPAAAPAPASAAAAAKPVIASGKVPDESSKQAVLAKLRELYGNERVIDRIEVSSGIVTPPNWRQNVVNMLGPDLQQVSDGKLEVNGNAVRVSGNVANELQRQQIVSGLSTRINNPTYSVDGRLLRVAGGAQQSLLDNVLANRIVEFESGSATLTPKGELILDEMAAAMKRIGNKRVLIVGHTDAAGRRESNLALSLARADSVKRYLQAHGVNGALLGVQGAGPDQPVADNATAEGRARNRRIAFKVL, from the coding sequence ATGCGCGGTAGAACCTTTTTCCCGTCCCCGGCGCGTGCGCTGCCGGCGATCGTGCTGGCCGCGGCGCTGGCGTCGCTGGCCTGCGCCGCGTCCGCGCAGGACGCCGCGCCCGCCGCCGCGCCTGCGCCGGCCTCCGCCGCCGCGGCCGCCAAGCCGGTGATCGCCTCGGGCAAGGTGCCCGACGAAAGCAGCAAGCAGGCGGTGCTGGCCAAGCTGCGCGAGCTGTACGGCAACGAGCGGGTGATCGACCGGATCGAAGTCAGCTCGGGCATCGTCACTCCGCCGAACTGGCGCCAGAACGTGGTCAACATGCTGGGCCCGGACCTGCAGCAGGTCAGCGACGGCAAGCTGGAAGTCAACGGCAACGCGGTGCGGGTCAGCGGCAACGTCGCCAACGAACTGCAGCGGCAGCAGATCGTCAGCGGCCTGTCGACGCGGATCAACAACCCGACCTATTCGGTCGACGGCCGCCTGCTGCGCGTCGCCGGCGGCGCCCAGCAGAGCCTGCTCGACAACGTGCTGGCCAACCGCATCGTCGAATTCGAGAGCGGCAGCGCGACGCTGACGCCCAAGGGCGAGCTGATCCTCGACGAGATGGCCGCGGCGATGAAGCGCATCGGCAACAAGCGCGTGCTCATCGTCGGCCACACCGATGCCGCCGGCCGCCGCGAATCCAACCTCGCGCTGAGCCTGGCGCGCGCCGATTCGGTCAAGCGCTACCTGCAGGCGCACGGCGTCAACGGCGCGCTGCTCGGCGTGCAGGGCGCCGGCCCCGATCAGCCGGTCGCCGACAACGCCACGGCCGAGGGGCGCGCGCGCAATCGGCGGATCGCGTTCAAGGTGTTGTAA
- the tagF gene encoding type VI secretion system-associated protein TagF, which produces MAAAETMASMSYFGKLPSRGDFVRTAESHQLMVLLDRWAGSGVELLAQDPGWKQLYDTAPPMHFAFLGSRSRLAIGGHFLPSRDATERRFPFLSATYLDISQPLAFIGRSPLVLARVWGGLARLCGQAVRAEDAADSLRELSENKVAVTTDPGVYDAPFADFLDMQDVGALQSLLHQSGHAHVQLRWVLPALGLLLQPVLTGAASQIDKALSLPLPRDALYRPMVAAFWLDLVSGFLSRADFELAVMIQETAAPRLVIGFNGADGRTLQAVLDPHVGGEQIIRVDDAEWVDNHVAGDYALNKLVSYIGRDDLSLRVARKAFGETFLGA; this is translated from the coding sequence ATGGCCGCGGCCGAAACGATGGCGTCGATGAGTTACTTCGGCAAGCTGCCCTCGCGCGGCGACTTCGTGCGCACCGCCGAAAGCCACCAGCTGATGGTGTTGCTGGACCGCTGGGCCGGCTCCGGGGTCGAACTGCTGGCGCAGGACCCGGGCTGGAAACAGCTCTACGACACCGCGCCGCCGATGCATTTCGCCTTCCTCGGCTCGCGCAGCCGGCTGGCGATCGGCGGCCACTTCCTGCCCAGCCGCGACGCCACCGAACGGCGCTTTCCGTTCCTGTCGGCGACTTACCTCGACATCAGCCAGCCGCTGGCCTTCATCGGCCGCAGCCCGCTGGTGCTGGCGCGGGTCTGGGGCGGCCTGGCCCGGCTGTGCGGCCAGGCCGTGCGCGCGGAGGACGCCGCCGACAGCCTGCGCGAACTGTCGGAGAACAAGGTCGCGGTGACCACCGACCCCGGCGTCTACGATGCGCCGTTCGCCGATTTCCTCGACATGCAGGACGTCGGCGCGCTGCAATCGCTGCTGCACCAGTCCGGCCATGCCCACGTGCAACTGCGCTGGGTGTTGCCGGCGCTGGGCCTGCTGCTGCAGCCGGTGCTGACCGGCGCGGCTTCGCAGATCGACAAGGCGCTGTCGTTGCCGCTGCCGCGCGATGCGCTGTACCGGCCGATGGTCGCCGCGTTCTGGCTCGACCTGGTCAGCGGCTTCCTCAGCCGCGCCGATTTCGAACTGGCGGTGATGATCCAGGAGACGGCCGCGCCGCGCCTGGTGATCGGCTTCAACGGCGCCGACGGGCGCACTCTGCAGGCGGTGCTGGACCCGCACGTCGGCGGCGAACAGATCATCCGCGTCGACGATGCCGAATGGGTGGACAACCACGTCGCCGGCGACTACGCCCTCAACAAGCTGGTCAGCTACATCGGACGCGACGATCTCTCGCTGCGCGTGGCCCGCAAGGCCTTCGGCGAAACCTTTCTCGGAGCGTGA